The DNA region CACCCACACAAAGAACCCTCCGTATCCTAACCATTGTTGCATAAAGCCACTGATCATTCCCGGGAGCATCATCCCCAGTGCCATAAACCCGGTTGCAATGGCGTAGTGAGAGGTTTTGGACTTCCCTTCGGAGATGTAAATGAGGTACATTAAAAAGGCGGCGAAGCCAAATCCGTAACCAAATTTCTCAAGTATTACGGTTCCTGTAACGGCATAAACGCTTGTAGTTTTGGTCATGGCTAAAACAGCGTAGAGTACATTGGGTAGGTTTAAGGATATCACCATAGGTAACATCCATTTTTTAAGTCCATCACGAGATATTAAAATACCTCCAAGAATCCCTCCAATAGAAAGGAATATAACGCCAGCGGTGCCAAAAATAGTTCCTAATTGTTCAGTTGAATAGCCTAAACCACCTTGGTCCGGAGCGTCCAATAAAAAAGGAGCGGCCATTTTTACCAATTGAGATTCACCAAGACGGTAGGTTAAAATAAAGGCTAGAGCAATGCCTATTCCCGGTTTTTTGAAAAAGGAAGCGAATACTTCAAAAAAACCTTTTGGGGTGTCTTTGATAACCTCTGTTGAAGCTTCATACTTGGGAGCTGCAAAAAAGTTAGAAACCGTTAAGATGAGCATAAGAAAAGCGGCTGCTGTCATCGTGAGGCTCCAGGCTTTTGAATTGTCTCCGTATTTATTTTCTAGGAACCCCGCCATCACTACAATTAGACCTTCGCCGGTAACCATGGCAAGTCTATAAAAAGTACTGCGCATGCCAACAAAAAACGATTGTTTCTTCTCGGTTAAACCTAGCATATAATAACCATCTGAAGCAATATCATTGGTAGCCGAAGCAAAAGCCGCCATCCAAAAGCAAGCCAAGGTAGTGGTTAAAAAAAGGCTCGTTGGAATAGTAAGTGCGACCCCAAAAAGAGCTATTGTGATTAATAGCTGCATAGACAAAAACCATTTTCTTTTGGTACTTTTAAGGTCTACGAACGGACTCCACAGCGGTTTTAAAACCCATGGTAAGTATAAAAGGCTGGTGTATAGGCCAATGTCTTCATTGCTTACGCCCAGCTGTTTGTACATTATAACCGATACGCTTACAACTAAAACGTAGGGTAGGCCTTGGGTAAAATATAGAATGGGTACCCAGACCCATGCTCCTTTGTCTTTTTCTATCATGAAGTGAAATGTGTAGCTTGAAATTTAAAAGTGGTTTAAAGCTACTATTTTTAAGAGTATCTTGTGTAGAAATCAACCCTTGTTCCAGATTTTTTTAACATGTCTGGGAAGGATGATTTTTGTTTTCTAGAAATAACAGAGGCCTGTTAATTTTACGTAACAGGCCTTTGTTTATAAGGCTAATTAGAATCTGTACCGTACAAAAGCTTCCATGGCCGCGTAATGTGAAAGCCCAAGGGCACGGTATCTCTCGGCGGTATTTTTATTTCGTTCTTCGGCGCGCATCCAGAATTCTCTAGAGTCATCACCTTGGAACATAACCCCGTCTTTTTGAGACTGATGGCAGAAAATAGCATAACGTTTTTTGAGAACTTGACTAGGACTCATTGGTACGGCCATTTCAATTTCATCAACATCCCATTCGTGCCACGCACCTCTGTAAAGCCACAACCAACAATCGTCCATGAACGGTTCAGGTTTTAGCCTTCTCATTGCTTCAAAAACTGCATCAAGACACACTTTGTGAGTTCCGTGTGGGTCTGCCAAATCTCCTGCAGCAAAAATCTGATGTGGTTTTATTTCGGAAATAATGTCCATCATAATTTTTATATCCGTCTCGGAAAGGTTGTTCTTTTTGATGGTTCCGGTTTCGTAAAACGGAAGGTCTAGAAAGTAAACATTTGAATCGTCCAAACCTAAATAGCGAACGGCTGCGTAAGATTCACCTCGTCTTATATTCCCCTTTAATTTTCTTACTTCTAGAGAATCAAAACTACTGTCTTTCTTCTCTTTAATCGTATCGATTATCTTTTGAGCGGCCTCTGAGGGTGCTATTCGCTTTGATATTTCGGCATATCGCATAGCGTCAGTATCCGAAACGGCAATATTACCGGAAGTTTGGTACACTACATGAACGTCATGCCCTTGTTCTATAAGCCTATCAAAGGTCCCACCCATTGAAATTACATCATCATCAGGGTGAGGGCTAAAAATGATCACCCGTTTTTTTGCAGGTTCTGCGCGCTCGGGACGGCTAGAATCGTCAGCGTTTGGTTTTCCTCCCGGCCAGCCCGTAATAGTATGTTGTAGTTTGTTGAACATTTTAATGTTCAGGTCATAGGAATCTTCCATGGCAAGCAACCCGGACATACCATTGTCATTGTAATCCTTATCGGTTAAGCTCAGGATAGATTTATTGGTTTCTTTACAAAGCCAGACGATTGCCTTGGAGCTTAAACTCTCTGTCCACTCTAAAGACTCATCTACGAGCCAAGGAGTTTTGTTACGTGTTAATTGGCTCCCGGCACCGGTATCTAAAACGAACGTACAGTTTTTGTGGTTTTGTAAATACGTAGCCGGAACTTGAGGGGAAATCTCTCCTTCAACTGTTTTTTTAATAATGCTAGCTTTGTTTTCACCCCATCCTAAAAGGACTATCCGTTTGGCGCTCATAACCGTGGCAATACCCATGGTAATCGCTTTTCTAGGTACATTGTCTATTCCTAAAAAGGCAGGTGCCGCATCAACTATGGTAATATGGTCCAATGTAATAACCCGTGTACCGGAATTGTAATGTGATCCCGGTTCGTTGAACCCCACGTGACCCGTACGGCCAATACCTAGAAGTTGAAAATCCAGCCCACCATTTTTTTTGATTTTATCGTCGTAGGCAATACAATATTCAATCACTTTTTCGCTTGGTATAGTACCATCGGGAATATGGATGTTTTCAGGTGCAATATTCACATGATTGAAAAGGTGCTCATGCATAAAATACCAGTAACTTTGACGGTTTTCCTTTTCCATTGGAAGGTATTCGTCTAGATTAAAGGTTACTACGTTGTGAAAGCTAAGGCCTTCTTCGTTGTGCATTCTAACGAGTTCCTCATACACTTTTATGGGAGACGATCCGGTAGCTAGGCCTAACACACAATTCTTATTAGCAGCTTGTTTCTTTCTGATGAGCGTAGCAATCTCTTCGGCAACTTTAATAGAAGCCTGGTAAGAGTCAGAGAATATCACGTTGTGAATCTTCTCAAAGCGGGTTTCTTCAAATTGACCTACGGGCCTGTACTTAATATCGGCCCTATTTTTTTCTAGAATTGTTTTCATATTAGCTGCTATTTTGTG from Zobellia alginiliquefaciens includes:
- a CDS encoding MFS transporter, yielding MIEKDKGAWVWVPILYFTQGLPYVLVVSVSVIMYKQLGVSNEDIGLYTSLLYLPWVLKPLWSPFVDLKSTKRKWFLSMQLLITIALFGVALTIPTSLFLTTTLACFWMAAFASATNDIASDGYYMLGLTEKKQSFFVGMRSTFYRLAMVTGEGLIVVMAGFLENKYGDNSKAWSLTMTAAAFLMLILTVSNFFAAPKYEASTEVIKDTPKGFFEVFASFFKKPGIGIALAFILTYRLGESQLVKMAAPFLLDAPDQGGLGYSTEQLGTIFGTAGVIFLSIGGILGGILISRDGLKKWMLPMVISLNLPNVLYAVLAMTKTTSVYAVTGTVILEKFGYGFGFAAFLMYLIYISEGKSKTSHYAIATGFMALGMMLPGMISGFMQQWLGYGGFFVWVVIAALPALFLVKFIKYPADFGKKSTKLDA
- the nagB gene encoding glucosamine-6-phosphate deaminase; the encoded protein is MKTILEKNRADIKYRPVGQFEETRFEKIHNVIFSDSYQASIKVAEEIATLIRKKQAANKNCVLGLATGSSPIKVYEELVRMHNEEGLSFHNVVTFNLDEYLPMEKENRQSYWYFMHEHLFNHVNIAPENIHIPDGTIPSEKVIEYCIAYDDKIKKNGGLDFQLLGIGRTGHVGFNEPGSHYNSGTRVITLDHITIVDAAPAFLGIDNVPRKAITMGIATVMSAKRIVLLGWGENKASIIKKTVEGEISPQVPATYLQNHKNCTFVLDTGAGSQLTRNKTPWLVDESLEWTESLSSKAIVWLCKETNKSILSLTDKDYNDNGMSGLLAMEDSYDLNIKMFNKLQHTITGWPGGKPNADDSSRPERAEPAKKRVIIFSPHPDDDVISMGGTFDRLIEQGHDVHVVYQTSGNIAVSDTDAMRYAEISKRIAPSEAAQKIIDTIKEKKDSSFDSLEVRKLKGNIRRGESYAAVRYLGLDDSNVYFLDLPFYETGTIKKNNLSETDIKIMMDIISEIKPHQIFAAGDLADPHGTHKVCLDAVFEAMRRLKPEPFMDDCWLWLYRGAWHEWDVDEIEMAVPMSPSQVLKKRYAIFCHQSQKDGVMFQGDDSREFWMRAEERNKNTAERYRALGLSHYAAMEAFVRYRF